From one Rhodoferax sp. PAMC 29310 genomic stretch:
- a CDS encoding ABC transporter ATP-binding protein, which yields MASSVHIAGIRKVFGNGDKAVEVLKKIDIEVAPGEFLILVGPSGCGKSTLLNIIAGLEEPSEGELRIAGKNVIGMAPAKRDIAMVFQSYALYPTMSVADNIGFALEMRKVPKAAREKRIQEVAVMLQIEHLLDRKPAQLSGGQRQRVAMGRALARDPQLFLFDEPLSNLDAKLRVEMRAEIKRLHQVSGITTVYVTHDQIEAMTLGTRIAVMKGGVLQQIGTPDDIYRHPVNMYVAGFIGSPNMNFIPGRIEATGDQGKFVFEGGSLDLICPDAKQVTLGQRPEHIHLTTDTSVSWRGEIVLVEPTGADTYVVVKTAVGLMTVRVEPNSIVKVGELTGLTVSSRHNHWFDAKTEARIN from the coding sequence ATGGCATCTTCGGTACATATCGCGGGTATCCGCAAAGTTTTTGGCAATGGCGACAAAGCCGTCGAAGTTCTCAAAAAGATCGACATCGAAGTCGCGCCCGGCGAGTTTTTGATTTTGGTCGGCCCCTCGGGCTGCGGCAAATCGACTTTGCTCAACATCATTGCGGGCCTAGAAGAGCCCAGCGAAGGTGAGCTTCGCATCGCCGGTAAAAACGTCATTGGCATGGCCCCGGCCAAGCGCGACATCGCGATGGTGTTCCAGAGCTATGCGCTGTACCCCACCATGAGTGTGGCGGACAACATCGGGTTTGCGCTGGAAATGCGCAAGGTGCCGAAAGCGGCGCGCGAGAAGCGGATTCAAGAGGTCGCAGTCATGCTGCAGATTGAACACCTGCTGGACCGAAAGCCTGCCCAGTTGTCTGGCGGTCAACGCCAACGTGTCGCCATGGGTCGCGCCTTGGCCCGTGATCCGCAACTGTTTTTGTTTGATGAACCCTTGAGTAACCTGGACGCGAAGTTGCGGGTCGAGATGCGTGCTGAGATCAAGCGCCTTCATCAGGTGTCTGGGATTACCACCGTCTATGTCACGCACGACCAGATTGAGGCCATGACGCTGGGCACCCGCATTGCGGTGATGAAGGGCGGCGTCCTGCAGCAAATTGGCACGCCGGACGATATTTACCGGCACCCGGTGAACATGTATGTGGCGGGCTTCATTGGCTCACCGAATATGAACTTCATCCCAGGCCGTATTGAGGCCACGGGTGACCAGGGTAAGTTTGTCTTTGAAGGCGGTTCGCTGGACCTGATCTGTCCCGACGCGAAGCAGGTGACTTTGGGCCAGCGCCCTGAACATATTCACCTTACCACTGACACGTCAGTGTCCTGGCGTGGAGAGATCGTGCTGGTCGAGCCCACCGGTGCGGACACCTACGTGGTGGTGAAAACAGCGGTTGGCTTGATGACCGTCCGTGTGGAACCCAACTCAATCGTCAAAGTAGGCGAGTTGACCGGCTTGACGGTGAGCAGCCGCCACAACCACTGGTTTGATGCCAAGACCGAGGCAAGAATCAACTGA
- a CDS encoding carbohydrate ABC transporter permease, whose product MIAKHLPRALIYGILLIAAFFFLAPLYVMLVTSFKDAAQIRSGNLMSLPTSLNFDAWSLAWSSACTGVDCRGLKPYFYNSVIMAIPAVLISTAWGAINGYVLSLWKFKGSEVLFGFLLFGVFMPFQVVLLPMSQVLGFLGLSSSLGGLIAVHCVAGMAGTTLFFRNYYTAIPRELVNAARIDGAGFWRIFWRIVMPLSTPILMVTLIWQFTNIWNDFLFGVAFSGADSKPITVGLNNMANTSSSVKSYNVDMAAAVIAGLPTMLVYVLAGQYFVKGLTAGAVKG is encoded by the coding sequence ATGATCGCTAAACACCTCCCCCGCGCCCTGATTTACGGCATTCTGCTGATTGCCGCCTTCTTTTTCCTGGCGCCTCTGTATGTGATGCTGGTGACGTCTTTCAAAGACGCCGCGCAGATTCGGTCGGGCAATCTCATGAGTTTGCCCACGTCGCTCAACTTCGATGCATGGAGCTTGGCGTGGTCGTCGGCCTGCACGGGTGTTGACTGCCGTGGCCTCAAACCGTATTTTTACAACTCAGTGATCATGGCGATTCCAGCGGTGTTGATTTCCACTGCATGGGGCGCCATCAACGGCTATGTGCTGAGTTTGTGGAAGTTCAAGGGCAGTGAGGTGCTGTTTGGCTTCTTGCTGTTTGGTGTGTTCATGCCGTTCCAAGTCGTTCTGTTGCCCATGAGCCAGGTGCTCGGTTTCCTGGGCTTGTCCAGTTCGTTGGGTGGCCTGATTGCGGTGCATTGTGTTGCGGGAATGGCCGGAACGACACTGTTTTTTAGAAACTACTACACCGCCATTCCCCGAGAGCTGGTGAATGCTGCACGCATTGACGGCGCTGGCTTTTGGCGTATTTTCTGGCGCATTGTGATGCCGCTCTCCACGCCCATTTTGATGGTGACGCTGATCTGGCAGTTCACCAACATCTGGAACGATTTCCTGTTTGGCGTGGCCTTCAGCGGCGCGGACAGCAAACCCATCACGGTCGGCTTGAACAACATGGCCAATACCTCCAGCAGTGTCAAGAGCTACAACGTGGACATGGCGGCTGCCGTGATTGCGGGCTTACCCACGATGCTGGTGTATGTGCTGGCGGGTCAATACTTTGTTAAAGGACTCACCGCTGGCGCGGTGAAAGGATAA
- a CDS encoding glutathione S-transferase family protein → MLKLYIGNKNYSSWSMRPWVLLKQSSIPFEEVMVRFDSFDPSSSFKTTIQAVNPTGKVPALMDDDLVIGDSLAIAEYLAEQFPEKKLWPADKAARARARSVCADMHSGFTGLRSNCPMNIEADLTNTGALLWRDKPALRADVDRLVAMWEGLLSEHCGPMLFGEFSIADAFFAPVCMRLSNYALPVPPTIAAYVSRVKALPGVKAWMDEALAEKDFLDFEEPYRLSR, encoded by the coding sequence ATGCTCAAGCTCTACATCGGCAACAAAAACTACTCGTCCTGGTCCATGCGCCCCTGGGTGTTGCTCAAGCAGAGCAGCATCCCGTTTGAGGAAGTCATGGTCCGTTTTGACTCCTTCGACCCGAGCTCCAGCTTCAAAACCACCATCCAGGCCGTCAACCCCACCGGCAAGGTACCGGCCCTGATGGATGACGACTTGGTCATCGGCGACTCCCTGGCCATTGCCGAGTACCTGGCGGAACAGTTTCCCGAGAAGAAGCTCTGGCCCGCCGACAAAGCCGCCCGGGCCCGCGCCCGCAGCGTCTGCGCTGACATGCACTCAGGCTTCACCGGCTTGCGCAGCAACTGCCCCATGAACATTGAAGCCGATTTGACCAACACCGGTGCCTTGCTCTGGCGCGACAAACCGGCATTGCGCGCCGATGTCGACCGCCTCGTGGCCATGTGGGAAGGCCTGCTCAGTGAACACTGCGGCCCCATGTTGTTTGGCGAGTTCTCAATTGCCGATGCTTTTTTCGCCCCGGTGTGTATGCGCCTTTCCAACTATGCCCTGCCCGTGCCGCCGACCATTGCGGCCTATGTGTCCCGAGTCAAGGCACTGCCCGGCGTCAAAGCCTGGATGGACGAGGCCCTGGCCGAGAAGGACTTTCTCGACTTTGAAGAGCCTTACCGCCTGTCACGCTAG
- a CDS encoding multifunctional CCA addition/repair protein translates to MQIYMVGGAVRDALLGLPVKDRDWVVVGATPEAMTAQGYLAVGRDFPVFLHPKTKEEYALARTERNSAPGYRGFVIHAAPDVTLDDDLARRDLTINAIAISVDHIDEQGQFDPRHPHLTDPYGGQGDLKNKVFRHVSPAFSEDPVRILRVARLAARFTDFTVAPETLALMTAMVNAGDVDHLVAERVWQELARGLMEERPSRMFEVLRDCGALAHLLPELDRLWGVAQRADYHPEVDTGIHMMMVMDMSAQLNASLAVRVACLFHDLGKGTTPAHILPRHLGHEERSARLLKKVCERLRAPTDCRELADVVAREHGNIHRSADLNAAALVRLLERCDAFRKPQRFGEVLLACECDARGRGGLGNSPYPQGPRLWAALMAAQGVATNSIAETAMAAGVQGKAIGELIHLARVNAIKAAAPSSFAEADSLANAK, encoded by the coding sequence ATGCAGATATACATGGTGGGTGGTGCGGTACGCGATGCCCTGCTGGGTTTACCAGTGAAAGACCGCGACTGGGTGGTGGTGGGCGCCACGCCCGAGGCCATGACCGCCCAGGGCTATTTGGCCGTGGGCAGAGATTTTCCGGTGTTTTTGCACCCCAAAACCAAAGAGGAATATGCCCTGGCCCGCACCGAGCGCAATTCGGCGCCGGGTTACCGGGGGTTTGTCATTCATGCCGCGCCCGACGTCACGCTGGATGACGACCTGGCGCGACGCGACCTGACCATCAACGCCATTGCCATCAGCGTCGATCACATCGACGAGCAGGGCCAGTTTGACCCCCGGCACCCGCACCTCACCGATCCCTATGGCGGACAGGGTGACCTCAAGAACAAGGTCTTCCGCCATGTCAGCCCGGCCTTCAGCGAAGACCCGGTGCGCATTTTAAGAGTGGCCCGGTTGGCCGCCCGCTTCACTGATTTCACCGTGGCCCCGGAAACGCTGGCCTTGATGACCGCGATGGTCAACGCCGGGGACGTCGATCACCTGGTGGCTGAACGGGTTTGGCAGGAGCTGGCTAGGGGCTTGATGGAAGAGCGCCCTTCCCGCATGTTTGAGGTGCTGCGAGACTGCGGCGCCCTGGCCCATCTGCTGCCGGAGCTGGACCGCCTTTGGGGCGTGGCCCAGCGCGCAGACTACCACCCCGAGGTGGACACCGGCATCCACATGATGATGGTCATGGACATGAGCGCACAGCTGAACGCATCGCTGGCCGTGCGCGTGGCCTGCCTGTTTCATGACCTGGGCAAAGGCACCACGCCCGCGCACATCCTGCCCCGCCACCTCGGCCATGAGGAGCGCAGTGCGCGGCTTCTGAAAAAGGTGTGTGAACGGCTGCGAGCGCCGACCGATTGCCGGGAACTGGCCGATGTGGTCGCCCGAGAACACGGCAATATTCACCGCAGCGCTGACCTGAACGCCGCCGCTTTGGTGCGCCTGCTTGAGCGTTGTGATGCCTTTCGCAAGCCGCAGCGATTTGGCGAGGTGTTGCTGGCCTGCGAATGCGATGCCCGTGGCCGCGGTGGGCTGGGCAACTCGCCCTACCCGCAAGGGCCGCGCTTGTGGGCCGCATTGATGGCAGCCCAAGGGGTGGCGACAAACAGCATTGCCGAAACAGCCATGGCGGCGGGCGTCCAGGGCAAAGCCATTGGTGAACTCATTCACCTGGCCCGGGTCAACGCCATCAAGGCGGCAGCGCCATCATCTTTCGCCGAAGCCGATTCCCTGGCAAATGCCAAGTAG
- a CDS encoding response regulator, producing MSRLLIVEDDDLLRDGLSAQLTNAGHAVTTAADGAPAQALLESNRYDGVVLDLGLPKVSGMELLRWIRRRLPALPVLILTARDGIDDRVQGLNAGADDYLTKPFDMGELQARLGALLRRAQLPAFGGSLEVPTNTSGALRVDAVLPQAWLGEVAMELTQREWALLSLLVTRAGQVVSREDVMDRWQSEPAEGGGAASNALEVYIHRLRRKLADSGLSIRNVRGLGYMLETAAP from the coding sequence ATGTCCCGATTGCTAATTGTTGAAGACGATGACTTGCTCCGCGATGGCCTGAGCGCCCAGCTCACCAATGCGGGCCATGCCGTCACCACAGCGGCCGATGGCGCCCCTGCGCAAGCCCTGCTGGAGTCGAACCGGTACGACGGCGTGGTGCTGGACCTGGGTCTGCCCAAGGTCAGCGGTATGGAGTTGCTGCGCTGGATTCGCCGGCGCCTGCCTGCACTCCCGGTTCTGATTCTGACCGCGCGTGATGGCATTGACGACCGGGTTCAAGGTCTGAACGCGGGCGCCGATGACTACCTGACCAAGCCTTTTGACATGGGCGAGTTGCAGGCCCGTTTGGGCGCCTTGTTGCGCCGTGCCCAATTGCCCGCCTTTGGTGGTTCGCTGGAAGTACCCACCAACACCTCTGGGGCCCTGCGCGTTGATGCCGTCCTGCCTCAAGCCTGGCTGGGCGAGGTGGCAATGGAATTGACCCAGCGTGAATGGGCCCTGCTATCCTTGCTGGTCACCCGCGCCGGACAGGTGGTGAGCCGGGAAGACGTCATGGATCGCTGGCAATCCGAACCCGCAGAAGGTGGCGGGGCCGCCTCCAACGCCCTGGAGGTTTACATCCACCGCCTTCGCCGCAAGTTGGCTGACTCGGGACTCAGTATTCGCAACGTGCGCGGTCTGGGTTATATGCTGGAGACTGCCGCACCGTGA
- a CDS encoding EAL domain-containing protein yields the protein MTADRPLQPKPPFDGAVRDRPPSLGLEYPWRHMLETSGEGVWDWDVLTGLQTFSSRWKEMLGYADHEVGTGYQEFFDRLHPDDIERLELSDQAQLSDPAEINTIEFRMRCKDGTWKWILSRILVVLRDEQRHPLHVTGAHTDISDRKAQEAALQDLNQQLLNQSNRLETTLKSISQGILLFDTTSRVVMFNPRVCELLGVSAEMLSAGTTVQALCQLLLQRGDLGPECAWVDANARAGLLNLARGGSAPLPGTYLRETPSGQILEVKSQVLPDGAIVRTFTDVSAYVKSEAARRELNELLDVTQDMARVGGWAVDFEKEEIFWTEGVFRILELSSSTYTPTLSSMAGFFSPASLATIEASYADGMSQPTHHDVELQMVTATGRPIWVKSMGNTVWKNGQPLKRTSVLQDITERKNSESALRDSEERWKLALESTGDGMWDWHIQSGTEYLSAQLLAMYGLSEAQDEQHPNVLDGRTHPDDLLQLERDRADHFEGRTPTYVNEHRILCSDGSWKWILSRGMVITRDPQGLPLRMIGTHTDITARKASEALVWKQAHFDTLTGLPNRRMLRDRLEHEIQKNRRDDRKLAILFIDLDHFKEVNDTLGHDNGDLLLIEAALRIKACVRDTDTVARMGGDEFTVLMTELPDVASVERTLQSLLHAMSSVFQLGDEQVYVSASIGITIFPLDGNEVEDLYKNADQALYVAKGAGRNQFSFFTPSLQEAAQSRVRLTHDLRSALGNQQFQLVYQPIVDFSNGEVYKAEALLRWNHPTRGLVSPADFIPIAESSGLIIDIGDWVLKQAMEQIKVWRKRLSPQFQISVNKSPIQFQNGNRLHAHWHDQLVAANLPGDSLVVEITEGLLLETSDAVIEELLALRDAGIGVSLDDFGTGYSALSYLQKFDIDYIKIDQSFVRHLIPASTDLALCKAIIVMAHELGIKVVAEGVETQLQRDLLIAAGCDFGQGYLFARPMSAPDFEAFMASRERGHELS from the coding sequence GTGACCGCCGATCGCCCCCTTCAACCCAAGCCCCCGTTTGACGGCGCAGTGCGGGATCGCCCCCCTTCCCTTGGCTTGGAATACCCCTGGCGGCACATGCTGGAGACATCCGGCGAAGGCGTATGGGACTGGGACGTTCTGACGGGCTTACAGACCTTTTCCAGCCGATGGAAAGAAATGCTCGGCTATGCCGATCACGAGGTGGGCACGGGCTACCAAGAGTTCTTTGATCGACTCCACCCCGACGACATCGAGAGACTGGAACTCTCGGACCAAGCCCAGCTGAGTGATCCGGCGGAGATCAACACCATCGAATTTCGCATGCGCTGCAAGGACGGCACATGGAAGTGGATTTTGTCGCGCATTTTGGTGGTGTTACGCGACGAACAGCGGCACCCCCTGCATGTCACAGGAGCCCACACGGACATCAGCGACCGCAAAGCCCAGGAAGCGGCGTTGCAGGACTTGAACCAACAGTTGCTGAACCAATCCAATCGCCTTGAAACAACCTTAAAAAGCATCAGTCAAGGCATTCTTCTGTTTGACACCACCTCCCGCGTGGTGATGTTCAACCCGCGTGTTTGTGAGCTGCTGGGGGTTTCTGCCGAGATGCTGTCGGCAGGGACCACGGTACAAGCACTGTGCCAACTCCTGCTACAACGAGGTGACTTGGGCCCTGAATGCGCGTGGGTCGACGCCAATGCCCGCGCAGGACTGCTCAACCTCGCCCGTGGCGGCAGCGCCCCCCTGCCAGGGACTTACCTGCGTGAGACCCCTTCAGGGCAGATCCTTGAGGTCAAAAGTCAAGTGCTTCCTGACGGCGCCATAGTGCGCACGTTCACCGATGTCAGCGCCTACGTCAAATCCGAAGCGGCCCGGCGCGAGCTCAACGAGCTGCTCGACGTCACCCAGGACATGGCGCGGGTGGGCGGCTGGGCGGTGGACTTTGAGAAGGAAGAAATCTTCTGGACCGAAGGGGTTTTCAGAATCCTTGAACTTTCATCGTCAACCTACACACCCACCCTAAGTTCAATGGCAGGCTTCTTCTCGCCGGCCTCACTGGCCACTATTGAGGCGTCCTACGCCGACGGTATGAGTCAACCCACCCACCACGACGTCGAGCTTCAAATGGTCACCGCCACAGGACGCCCCATTTGGGTGAAGTCCATGGGGAATACGGTGTGGAAAAACGGGCAACCCCTTAAACGAACGTCGGTGTTGCAGGACATCACCGAGCGCAAAAACTCCGAATCGGCATTGCGCGACAGCGAAGAACGCTGGAAGCTGGCGCTGGAGAGCACGGGCGACGGCATGTGGGACTGGCATATTCAGAGTGGAACCGAGTATCTCTCTGCTCAACTTCTGGCCATGTATGGTTTGAGCGAGGCCCAGGACGAACAGCACCCCAACGTGCTGGACGGCCGAACCCACCCCGACGACCTGCTTCAGCTTGAGCGCGACCGGGCTGACCATTTTGAAGGCAGGACCCCCACCTACGTCAATGAGCACCGCATTCTTTGTTCCGATGGCAGCTGGAAATGGATATTGAGTCGCGGCATGGTCATCACCCGAGACCCACAGGGCCTGCCGCTGCGCATGATTGGCACCCACACTGACATCACGGCGCGCAAAGCCTCTGAAGCACTGGTCTGGAAGCAAGCCCATTTTGACACCCTGACCGGACTGCCCAACCGCCGCATGCTTCGGGACCGGCTGGAGCATGAGATTCAGAAAAACCGGCGCGATGACCGCAAGCTCGCCATTTTGTTCATCGATCTGGATCACTTCAAGGAAGTCAACGACACGCTGGGCCACGACAACGGCGATTTGCTGCTGATAGAAGCAGCCCTTCGCATTAAAGCCTGTGTGCGCGACACAGACACAGTAGCCCGCATGGGCGGTGATGAATTCACAGTGCTCATGACGGAGCTACCCGATGTCGCCAGCGTTGAGCGCACGCTCCAGTCCCTGTTGCACGCCATGTCCAGCGTCTTTCAGCTGGGCGACGAACAGGTTTACGTCTCTGCCAGCATAGGCATCACGATTTTCCCGCTGGACGGCAACGAGGTCGAAGACCTGTACAAAAACGCGGACCAAGCCCTCTATGTGGCGAAAGGCGCTGGACGAAACCAGTTCAGCTTTTTTACACCGTCTTTGCAGGAAGCGGCACAGTCCCGGGTTCGATTGACCCATGATCTTCGCTCGGCATTGGGCAACCAGCAGTTCCAATTGGTGTACCAACCGATTGTTGATTTTTCCAATGGAGAGGTCTACAAGGCCGAAGCCTTGCTGCGCTGGAACCACCCCACGCGCGGCTTGGTCAGCCCGGCTGATTTCATTCCGATTGCGGAGTCCAGCGGACTCATTATTGACATTGGCGACTGGGTGCTCAAACAGGCCATGGAACAAATCAAGGTGTGGCGAAAACGGCTTTCGCCCCAATTTCAAATCAGCGTCAACAAATCGCCGATCCAGTTTCAAAACGGCAATCGATTGCATGCCCATTGGCATGACCAACTCGTCGCGGCCAACCTGCCCGGCGACAGTTTGGTCGTTGAAATCACCGAGGGACTGTTGCTGGAAACCTCAGATGCGGTGATTGAAGAACTGCTGGCGTTGCGGGACGCCGGCATTGGCGTCTCTTTGGACGACTTCGGTACAGGTTACTCCGCCCTCTCCTACCTGCAAAAATTTGACATTGACTACATCAAGATTGACCAAAGTTTTGTGCGTCATTTGATTCCCGCCTCCACCGATCTGGCCCTTTGCAAAGCCATCATCGTGATGGCCCATGAGTTAGGCATTAAAGTGGTGGCAGAGGGTGTCGAGACTCAACTGCAGCGCGACCTGCTGATTGCGGCCGGCTGCGATTTCGGGCAGGGCTACCTGTTCGCACGCCCCATGTCAGCCCCCGACTTCGAGGCCTTCATGGCCTCGCGTGAACGAGGCCATGAGCTCAGTTGA
- a CDS encoding sensor histidine kinase, with protein MLPQLVLWLVGGALTYRVALSYAEKGIDQSLTQSVRSLARQVKPIGSGLLIDFPKAAQDILEQDPKDRVSYMVSSPPGRFLLGNSTLPNPVELAPLTGVPILYNATIDKKPMRVALLDVDYGEADAPQRLRVQVAKSLAVQKRITAELVADILAPLLVLGALLGVLVYGGVSRGLIPLKRLQAQLGDRREHSLSALSPIEMTQAPQEVHALAGAVNQLLSAVRRSLGQEKRFLSDAAHQLRTPLAGLISQTELAIAEPDAQALRARLVKVLAGAQRSAHLVHQLLSLARNEADVRLQLLDAAALAREVAREWTPRALAAGIDLGFEGDDCLMVHGEKLLFREALSNLIDNAILYSGQGSMVTLRCSQVGGQALIEVEDNGPGLTNAELEHVFERFWRASELPGGCGLGLAIVAEISHRHNGSATAVRVAPHGLRVVIALPLARRGA; from the coding sequence ATGCTGCCGCAACTGGTGCTCTGGCTGGTGGGCGGCGCATTGACTTACCGGGTTGCTCTGAGCTACGCCGAAAAGGGCATTGACCAGTCCCTCACCCAGTCTGTTCGCTCGCTGGCCCGCCAGGTCAAACCCATTGGATCAGGCCTCCTGATCGACTTTCCCAAAGCCGCTCAGGACATCCTTGAGCAAGACCCCAAGGACCGCGTCAGCTACATGGTGTCCTCACCGCCCGGACGATTCCTGCTGGGCAACAGCACCTTACCCAACCCGGTTGAACTGGCACCCCTGACCGGCGTCCCCATTCTCTACAACGCCACCATTGACAAAAAACCCATGCGGGTTGCGCTGCTTGATGTTGACTATGGAGAGGCCGATGCACCGCAACGATTGCGTGTGCAGGTCGCCAAAAGCCTGGCTGTGCAGAAGCGCATTACAGCGGAGTTGGTCGCCGACATTCTGGCGCCATTGCTGGTCTTGGGCGCCTTGCTAGGGGTCTTGGTCTACGGTGGCGTGTCACGGGGCTTGATTCCGCTGAAGCGCTTACAGGCCCAGCTGGGTGACCGGCGGGAACACAGCCTGTCAGCGCTTTCCCCGATTGAGATGACGCAAGCCCCCCAGGAAGTGCACGCGCTGGCCGGCGCCGTCAACCAATTGCTGTCCGCCGTTCGGCGCAGCCTGGGGCAGGAGAAACGGTTTTTAAGCGATGCGGCTCACCAATTGCGCACTCCGTTGGCGGGGCTGATCAGCCAAACCGAGCTGGCCATTGCCGAACCCGACGCGCAGGCGCTGCGTGCCCGATTGGTCAAGGTTTTGGCCGGCGCCCAGCGCAGCGCCCATCTGGTTCACCAGTTGCTGTCTCTGGCCCGCAACGAGGCGGATGTTCGCTTGCAGCTGTTGGACGCCGCCGCTTTGGCCCGCGAAGTTGCCCGAGAGTGGACCCCGCGCGCGCTGGCAGCGGGCATTGACCTTGGATTTGAGGGCGATGACTGCCTGATGGTCCACGGTGAAAAACTGCTGTTTCGCGAAGCCTTGAGCAACCTCATCGACAACGCCATCCTCTACAGCGGTCAGGGCAGCATGGTCACCTTGCGCTGCAGCCAAGTCGGAGGCCAGGCCCTGATTGAGGTCGAAGACAATGGCCCAGGGCTGACGAATGCCGAACTGGAACATGTATTCGAGCGCTTTTGGCGTGCCAGCGAATTGCCGGGCGGCTGCGGTCTGGGCTTGGCCATCGTGGCGGAAATCTCCCACCGCCACAACGGCAGTGCCACGGCGGTTCGTGTTGCGCCGCACGGCTTGCGCGTTGTCATTGCGCTGCCTTTGGCCAGACGAGGGGCCTAG